The DNA segment CTGCCGGCGGCGACCCGAACGGCTGGGTCTATGGCACCGGCATGGTGACCGGGGCCTTTGTGGGGGTAATAATCTTAAACTGGTGGACTGATAGAAGAATGGCGCAACAAATGGCTGATTTTTAAAAAACTAATGGATAATATGGAGGAGTAATCATGGCAGCAAAAGTGGACTTTAATAAAATCGATGATAGCACATATTCACTCGACGTTTGTGGTTTTGTGTGTCCGCACCCGCAGTTGTACACGAAAAAATCCCTGGAAAAGATTAACGAGGGCGATATCCTGGAAGTGGTTTTTGACAACCCCTCTTCAAAGGAAACCATCATCCAGATGGTCGAGGCCGGTGGTAATGATATTCTGGAAGAGAAGACCGAGGGCGGCAAGATTTATATGAAAATAGAGAAGGGTTAATCTGGTGAGTGTCAACTGCCAGCCACAACCAGCCAGAGTATTTTTCTGGCGTTAGGGAGGATATATGAAGACCCAATTTGTGATAATACTTCTAGTTGTTGTTGGAATTTTAAGTTTCATTATCGGGTACAGCGTTGCACCTACTGATATCGCCACGCTCCGGCACAGCGTGGCCGGGAAAGCTTCCGCCGGCGGTGGTTATGGCGACAGCGGTGGTTATGGGGCCGACTCCGGCGGCTACGGCGGCGGTTACGGTGCTCCGGCGGGCGGCGGTTACGGTGCCCCTGATGCCGGTGGCTACGGTGCCCCGGCGGCCGGCGGTTACGGTGGCGGCTACGGTCAGTAGATCTACCGTAACCGCTCACCGGGCACCGGGTCCGCGTTGTTGTCGGGCTGTCCGTGTGCCAAGGGATAACGAGCTGGTCTCTGCCTCGCATTTCCGGTACCCCGCAAGCGGTTAGCGGGCGGGAGGCAACCCGGAGTCCGGCGACTTACCGTGTGAGCGGTTATTATCAGCCCCCCTTTTTTGCAAGGAGACGGCGTTTATGAAAAAACTGTTGATAGCGGTTGATGATACCAAGAGCACAAAAGAAATTTTCGACAAATATGCAAAAATCTGCAAATGCATGGCACCCGACGAGACCCTGCTGTTATATGTTGAAAAGTTTGAGGGCCGTTCGTTGATCGACGCGATGCTCGGAGATGCCGAACTCTCCACCTTGAAAGAGGTTCTGGAGGGCACGGAATACAAGGAGGCCCTGGATCAAAAGGCCCGCACGGTTTTAAGCTATTATAAGGGGGTGCTGGAGCAGGGCGCCTCCGGACTCAACGTGCGGACCCTGGTCAGGGAAGGTCATCCTGCCGACGAGATCCTGAAAACATCCCAGGAAGAGGATGTGGACATGATCCTGGTCGGTTCGCGGGGCCGGGAGGGCGCTTCCCGCTGGTTGATGGGCAGCGTCAGCCGGGCGGTTGCCAATACCGCCGACCGGCCGGTGCTGATTGTCAAGTAGTATCGGATAGATTTGTTATAGCCCTGGTCAGCCGGACCAGGTTGTGCTTTCCGGGTATTAAGGTTAACACCAGAAGATCATCGTTGCAGGTGATCTTCTGGTGTTTTTGTTTGACAACTCGGGAAAGGGGTCTTCTTCTACCAACGGCCGCTCCATTGAGGTAAGCGTTCACCAGCACCTCATCTTCGCCCATTTTGGCCTGCTCGAATAGCACCAGTATGCTTCGCAGTCCCAAATGAACGAATCTAAGCCACTGGTGAACGCTTACGGGCATGAGATTACCATAAATCCGTACCTCCGGTGAACGGTTACCCATTGAGAAGGGCCGGCTGTTCATAACCAGGCTATCAAACAGGAACTCGCTTCGCCGCGGCGGCGATTCGGAATCCATAAGCATATCCTGCCGAAGTTGTTTCAATTTCCGCAACCTTACACATAAACTCCTGGTTATGAAATGTGCCTTGATCATTCCCGCCTGGGTGCCGGAAGAGATTTTTTCCGGCAAGACCGCCGGCTCCCAGATCAACTACTGGCAGCCGCTGGGAACCCTCTATGTGGCCTCGTCCCTGCAGCGGGCCGGGCATGAGGTGAAGTTCTTTAACGGCGCCTTTATGACCAATGCCCAGATCATTGCCGCGGTGGGTGAGTTTGCCCCGGCGGTGATCGGCCTCTACTCCACCACCTTTGGCTGGCCCAAGGCCCAAAAAACGGCTCGCGACCTCGGAAAACAGATGCCAGGCTCCTTTATCGTGGTCGGCGGTCCATATCCCATTGCGGTACAGGAAAAATGTCTGGAGGAGTGCGCTGATATCGACGCGGTGGTCACCGGCGAGGGCGAGTTGACCATGGTGGAGATGCTGGCCCGGCTCAAGGACCAGCAATCCCTGCAAGGAGTGGAGGGGGTTGTCTATCGCGAGCAGGGGATAATTAAAAAGAATCCGCCCCGTCCCCTGATCATGGACCTGGATTCGTTGCCTCCGCCGGCCCGGGAATTGCTCGGCGAGGCCGGCCGCTATATCCCGCCGCCCGCCACTTACAAACGGCGGCCGGTGGCGGTGCTTATCACCTCCCGCGGCTGTAACCGGCGCTGCCTTTACTGTTTCCAGATCGACAGAACGAGAAAGAGCGGTATCCGCTATCGTTCGGTGGATAACGTGCTGGCCGAGATCGAGCTGATCCTCGGCCAGGGTTACAAGGAGATCAAGTTCATCGACGACACCCTGGCCGCTGACTATGATCGGGCCATGGAGATCGCGCGCCGGATCAAGGAACAGGGTCTTGATTTCACCTGGTTTGCCTCGGCCTGCGTCAACCAGGTGGACAAGCCGCTGCTCCGGGCCTTTAAGGATGCCGGCTGCTGGGCCGTACTCTTCGGGGCCGAGAGCGGGGTGCAGAAGGATTTGAACACCATCCGCAAGGGGATTACCCCGGCCCAGATCAAGAGGGCGGTGAAGGCGGCAAAAGAGGTGGGGTTGACTGTCTATACCCCGTTTCTGTTCGGCATCCCGGGCCAGACCTTTGCGGACGGCCTGAAGTCCATCGAGTTTGCCTGCGAGTTGGACCCGGATATCGCCAACTTCCACGCCCTGACCCCTTTTCCCGGTACCGATCTCTACGATAATATCGAAAAGTACGGGACCATGTCCGAGGACCTTAGCGATTACTCCTACCAGGGTGCGGCCTTTGTTCCCTATTCCATGACCAGGGACGAGATAGCCCAACTGCGGCAGATTGCTTTTAAGAAGTTTTACTCCAGGCCCGGGTTTCTCCTGCGCCGGTTGTTCAAACTGCGCACCATCCACGACCTCCAGGCCGCGATCCACGGGATCAAGAGCATGTTCTGGCTCTGGATCAGGAGGGGCGTGTTCAAACGGTAAACGGTTACAAGCACCGCGTCTTTACCTGGGGCGGAGTTGGAGGTATTCCTTGAGCAGGGCCGGGTAAAGGCGCGGGTTGAAGAGGATGTTGGTCATCATGTAGCACTCGTGGGTGCAGTGGCAGCCGCCATCCCTGATCCAGGTCAGCACCTTTTGCGCCTTGTCCGTGGCCAGCACCTGGTTGATATCCAGGCCATGGTCGCGGATATTGCCCAGCTCCAGGGAGAACGACTCACAGGGATAGAGTTCGCCGGTTTCGGAAAGCACCAGGTTGAGCCGGCCGGCATAGCAGTCAATCAACCTCCGGTCCTGTTTGGCGGTCTGGTAGATCAGCCGCCGCTGGAGGATGTCCTGGGCCGCCTTGAGCCGGGCTCCGGCAAAGCGGTAGATCGAGCCCTGCTCCTCCTTGAGCTTTGTTTCCAGTTTCCTGGTCACGGCCCGGTACTTCTCCAGGTCCAGTGCTTCTAAATCACCTTCCGCCCGCTCGCCCCGGATCAGGGACACGGTGTGGGTCTTGATCCGTTCCATCCGGCCGACCCGGTCGATGATACCGGCCACCGCATCCTGGTTTTTCGAACAGAACACCGAGTTGATTCCCAGGTCGAAGTTGGGATACTCATCCAACAGTTCGCCCAGTGCCTGACAGGTCTCCAGGGTCTTTTGGTAACAACCCCCGACCCCCCGGATGGAGTCGTGCAGTTCCTGGTCGCCGTCCAGGGAGAGCTTGACCACGATGGTGCTTTTGGGACAGGCGCGGAGCACCTCGGTGACGGTCTTCTTTATTCGTCCGGTCATGATCCCGTTGGTGGGCAAGAGAATGATCACCGGCTTGTTTTTCTTATAAAAAATTCTGGTGATCTCGACCAGGTCGTTGCGCAGGAAGATCTCGCCCCCGGAAAAGGCGAGCCAGAGCAGGTTGGGCAGCGAGGAGGCCAGGTCGTTGATCTCGGCCAGGGAAAGTTCTCTGGCTGCCGGTCCGGTCTCCGCCCGGGGAGCGTTGTGGTTGATATAGAAACAGAAAGGACAGCGGGCGTTGCAGCGGCGGGTAATGAAAAAGGTGAACTGGATCGGACGACGCTTGGCAACGATGGAGCCGACATGACGAAGGGGGGAATAGGCCATCAACTGATTCCCCGGTATGAATAGTGAACGATTCCGGTCAGTCCCCCGATTCCCACCGGAACCGGGTAGAGTAGAAAATAGTAGCTGGCGGCCAGGAACAGAAAGCCCGGTCCGCCGGCCCGGTAAAAGGCAATGAGCTGGCCGCGGTTGAGCAGCAGGGTGGCGGGGATGATCAGCGCCAGGGGAAGGAGCCAGGCCGGTTCTTGGGAGAGGTGGCCGATCAGCAGGAGACAGAAGCTGATAAACCAGGTCAGCACCGCGGACTTGAGTTCCTTCGAGGCGGTGCCGGAGTCAACCATCAGGTCGCGGTTGTGGAGCGAATAACGGGTCCAGTAGTGTGCTTTGCGAAAACCGTTTTTGAGCGAGGCGGTGAGGTTGAGGTTGAAGATGTGGCGGACCAGGATTTTCGGCTCCATCACCAGCCGCACCCCGTTTTTTCTGAGCCGGTGACTGAACTCCACGTCCTCGATGATCGGCATGAATGTCTCGGGAAACCCGCTGGATTTTTTGAATGTCTCAGATCTGATTACCAGGGCGTGGGAGGCGATATAATCGGGCCGGTCAGGGGTCTTGGTTTCGGAGTAGTGAATAAAGGCCGACTGGAACCGGCTGAAAAACCCGGGGTCAAATGGGCGCAGGGTGTAGGTGCCGCCGATGGCGGTATTGGTGCCGTGGGCGGCAACCGCCCGGGCGGCGCGGGCCAGGGCGTCAGGTTCGAGCAGGCAGTCGGCGTCGATGAAAAAGAGAATCTCCCCCTTGCTGTTTGCCGCACCGGTGTTCCGGGCAACCGCGGCCCCGGACCGGACCGGCAGCCGGATCAGTGAACAGGGGTGGGCGGCGATGATCTTCCGGGAGCTGTCGGTGGAGCAATCGTCAACCACCACCACCTCGAAGTTATCATAGTCAGAGGCAAGGGCGGCCCTGAGGCAGTTGCCCAGGGTGGCGGCCCCATTATGGTTGGGGATGATGATCGAGATGAGAGGGCCCACAGTCGGTCCGTTTCAGGCGCAATCAATCAGAACCAGAGATAGGTGGATGGGTGAAAAGGAAAAAGGGGCCTCAATCACGAGGCCCCTTTTATAAAAACCGCGCCAGTGGTGTTACCACCAGCAGATGGTCTTGTCGGCAGCCATGATCTTATCCACCAGGGTATCGTAATCAGGGGAGTCAACGTTGAGGTCGAAGTTGTCAGCCTCGCGGTCCTGGCAGACAATCTCCACCAGTTTTTTGGTGTCGTCCGTGGGAGCGGAACGGTATACGTTCAATATCTTCATTGCATGGTTCTCCTGCTATTGTTTTATATGAAGGCCGGCACGTGAGTGACGGTCTTGCCATGCCGGGGTGACGCCTTTCGTTTTTTTGTTGTGGCAGCGTCCCAAAAGTTATGGTCCAGCCATGCTGGTTAGTCCTGAACACCGTAGGGAACGATGACATCCATTTCCCGGAGTTTCTGGCCCAGCTCTTCAATAGTGATGGCGGTGAACCCGTTGTTCTCCACATTGGCCGGTACCGTGGAATAGGCCTCGCCTTCCATATCCCGGATCCATTCCATGTTTTCGGCGTGGTATTCGCTCAGCGGGGCAAGCTCGGTGTTGAGCACCACGGCGTAGGAGTAATGGTTGGCAACGGCAAGACCCAGGGTGGAGCGGAGGCCGTCAAGGGTATCATCCTCGTTTTTTGCAAACATGAAGCATACTTTTTTAGACATGGTAACCCCCTAGAAACTGATATATTTATCACAATTATCAATAATGGCGCCGTGCTTGGCCTGGGTGGACATATTTTTATCGGTAAGACCTTCGGGAATGTCGGTCAGCGGATCCCAGCCCATTTTTTTGTAGCTGTCCGCGCAGATGTCCACGTGGGCCAGCTTGCACAGTTCGGAAAACCGCGGATCCTTGGCCAGCCTGGTGCCCTTCCAGGTAAGGAAGATGGTGACATCCGATCCTTTTGCCTTTGCCGCCTTGGTTATCCCCAGAATATGATTCATATACCTGTCCGAGGTGACGAAGATGCCTAAACTTTGTGCCATATTGTCCTCCTATACTTTTGGTGTGTCCCGCCCATGATAAACTCCAGGCGTACCCCTTGTTTACTTGGTTATCGATTTCAGCCTTTTTTAATATAAAACTTAAAAACGCCTCCCTGTTCCGTGCTTTTCAAAAAGGTATGGCCGGCGTATTTGCTCCAGGCCGGCAGGTCAACCCTTGATCCCGGATCAGTGCCGATTATTTCCAGCACCTCGCCCGGCTTCAGCCTTTCCATGACCTGTTTTGCCTTTAACAAAGGCATGGGGCAGGATAACCCCCTGGTATCCAGCGTTGCCGCCGGGTTGATCTTGTCAAGCGCCATGGTTCCCGTGCACTTTACCACAGAGTGGTATCTTGTGGTAATTTTTATAGGTATGCGGCATGAAAATTTATCTTAACCGGATGACACTGTGAAAAAATGAACCAGCCTTCACTTTATATTTTTATTTTAAGCAGTTGTCAATATGGTTTTCGCCTGTTTTTCGCGCGGGCACCGGCTTTGTGGCAGGGAGAGGGGGGGTGGTTGTTCCGAAAAAATAAAATTTTTTTAATATTTTTTGGCCAGGGAAGGGTTGACAGCGTATTATGGGGCGATTCAGGAAACAGATTAAGGTAGAGTGGGGGCCGGCAGGGCGGAAACTTTCAACTTCAAGATATTCGGGTTATGGAACAGGGACAGGCCATGGGCATGGGACGGCCGGAGCTGCGCAAGCGGGTTTTGACCATCCGGGACCGGCTCCCGGTAACGGAGCGGGCCACAAAGAGCGGGCAGATCCACAACAGGCTGTGGCAGCTTCCGGCCTTTGCCAATGCCGAGCTGCTTTGTATCTATGTCAGTTTTCGTAGTGAAGTTGAGACCATGGGGTTGATCCGGCAATCTCTGGCCTTTGGGAAAACCGTTACCGTTCCCCTGACCGTGATTGATCCGCCGCAATTGATTCCCTACAAGATCGATGACCCGGACCAGGACCTTGTTTGCGGGTATTGCGGGATACCGGAGCCGGACCCCGGCCGGACCGGGCCGGTCGATCCCGGCGGGATTGAGGCGGTGCTGGTGCCGGGCGCGGTTTTTGATCCCCTGGGCGGCCGGCTCGGCTATGGCGGCGGCTACTATGATCGGTTTCTGGCTCTCAAAGCGCCGCAGGCCGTCAGGATCGGCATTGCCTTTGCGGCCCAGCTTGTTGACCGGGTGCCGGTCCTGGCCCATGATCAGCCCCTGGATTATCTGGTGACCGAGGAGCGGGTCTTGTCAACCAGGGCCCGGCAAGGGGGTTGACTGGCAACCCGGCCATTTTTTTTGAGGAGATGATGAAAAAAACAGCAATTTTCCGCGATGATCTCTTTCTGGAGCACCGGCCCGGGGCCCAGCATGTGGAATCCCCGGACCGGCTGGCGGTAATTTACGGCCTGCTTGACCAGCCGGAGTTTCAGGAGCGGTTTCTTTTTCCCGGCTGTGTCCCGGCCACCCCGGAGATCCTGGGACTGGTACACACCCAGGACCATATCAATCGAATTGGTGCAACCGCGGGCCGGGAGTTTGTCGGTCTGGACCCGGACACCGGGACCTCGGCCAGGTCATACGATGCCGCCAGCCTGGCCGCCGGCGCGGTGGTCAACGGGGTGGAGATGCTGGTGAACGGTGAGATCGACAACGGCTTTGCCCTGGTTCGACCTCCGGGCCACCATGCCGAGGCGGACCGGGCCATGGGGTTCTGCCTGTTCAACAATGTCGCGGTGGGCGCCCGGTACGCCCTGGACAAACTGGGACTGGCCCGGGTGTTGGTGGTGGACTGGGATATTCACCACGGCAACGGCACCCAGCACATTTTTTACGATTCCAGCCAGGTGTTTTATTTTTCCACCCATCAGTACCCCTATTATCCCGGCAGCGGCGGCGTGGGTGAGGTGGGGACCGGCCCGGGCCTGGGTTTTACCCTGAACGTGCCCCTGCCGGGCGGCCAGGGCGACCGGGACTTTGTCTCGATCCTGCGGGAGATTCTGGTGCCGGTGGCCAGGAAGTACCGGCCCGAGCTGATCCTGGTCTCGGCCGGATTCGATATCTATGAGGGTGACCCCCTGGGAACCATGCGGGTCACCAGCCAGGGCTTCGGTGCCATGACCCGGGTCATGACGGCCCTGGCCGACGAGGTCTGTCAGGGCCGGCTGCTCTTTACCCTGGAGGGCGGCTATGATCTTATCGGCTTGCGGGACGGGGTAGCGGCGGTGCTGGCCGCGCTCAACGGTCAGCAGGATGATACCGGGCCGGAGCCGGCAACCGTGGCGGTGCCGGGCCTGGAAGAGGTGCATCATATTGCAAAAAAATTTTGGAACATTTAAGGTTGTCGGTCTTGTAACAGGTGCAACACGTCTGACCCGATCACCGGTGCCGGTGGTAATTGACAAGCGAGGAGCCATGAAGATAACCGAAGAACAAATTACCCATGTTGCCGACCTTGCCCGGCTGGAGCTGAGTCCCGGGGAGGTGGGTTCCATGACCGTGCAACTCGACCGGATCCTCTCCTATGTGGAGAAACTGAACCAGCTTGATACCGCCGGGGTGGCGCCCACCACCCATGCCCTGTCGATTCAAAACGCCTTTCGCCCGGACCAGGTCAGGCCTTCCCTTGACCGGAAGGACTCCCTGGCCAACGCCCCGGCGGAGAACGGCGAGGCCTTTGTGGTACCCAGGGTGATCTGAGCGAGTTGGCCGGGATTATCCCGGCAAGACAAGCAATTGCTGTTGAATGCAAAGGGAGAACAAGCGTGGAACTCCATAGTTTGACCATCCATGGATTACAGGACCTGCTGGCCCGGGGAGAGGTCTCTTCCCTGGAGGCGACCCGGGCGGTTCTGGATCGGATTGAAGCAGTGGAACCCCGGGTCAGGGCCTATATCACCCTGGAGCGGGAGCGAGCCCTTGAACAGGCGCGGGCAGCCGATAAACAGCTGCGGACCGGCAGCGGCGGTCCCCTGTGCGGGGTGGTGCTCTCGGTAAAAGACGTGCTCTGTACCAAGGGGGTCCGCACCACCTGCGGTTCCCGGATCCTGGAGAATTTCGTGCCGCCCTACGACGCCACCGTGGTGGAGAAATTGAAAAAGGCCGGGGCGATTATTGTCGGCAAGGCGGCCATGGACGAGTTTGCCATGGGCTCGACCTCGGAAAACTGCGCCTTTACCGTGCCCCGCAACCCCTGGAACCTCGATTATATCTGCGGCGGTTCCAGCGGCGGTTCCGCCGCCGCAGTGGCTGCGGATGAATGTTTCGCCTCCCTGGGTTCGGATACCGGCGGCTCCATTCGTCAACCCGCCTCCCACTGCGGGATCGTCGGACTCAAACCCACCTATGGCCGGGTCTCCCGCTACGGGCTGGTGGCCTTTGCCTCTTCCCTGGACCAGGTCGGACCGATGACCAAGGACGTGCGGGATTGCGCCCTGATGCTGCAGTTGATCAGCGGCCATGATCCCCGGGACTCCACCTCAATGGACCGGCCGGTGCCGGATTATACCGCTGCCCTGGGCCGGGATGTGGCCGGGATGCGGATCGGGATCCCCAGGGAGTATTTCGGTGCTGGTCTGGATCCGGAGGTGGAGGCCGCGGTGCGCCAGGGGATCGATACCCTCCAGGCGGCCGGCGCCCTGATCGTCGAGGTCTCCCTGCCCCGCACCGAGTACTGCGTGGCGGTCTACTATCTCATCGCCCCGGCCGAGGCCAGCTCCAACCTGGCCCGGTATGACGGGGTGCGCTACGGCTTCCGCCAACCCGGCGACACCCTGGCCGAGATGTACCGCAACAGCCGCTCCCAGGGCTTTGGCGATGAGGTCAAGCGGCGGATTCTGATCGGCACCTATGCCCTTTCCTCGGGCTATTATGACGCCTACTATAAAAAGGCCTCCCAGGCGCGGACCCTGATCGTCGAGGACTTCAACAAGGTCTTTTCCGAGTGCGATGTGCTTGCCTCGCCGGTGTCGCCCACCCGGGCCTGGCGGCTGGGCGAGAAAAACAAAGACCCGCTCAGCGTGTACCTTTCCGACATCATGACCATTTCCGCCAACCTGGCCGGTATCCCCGGCATGTCGGTTCCCTGCGGTTTCAGTGCTAACGGCCTGCCCATCGGCATCCAGCTCCAGGGGACCCATTTTCAGGAGGAGAAACTGTTCACCGTGGCCGCGGCCCTGGAAAAGCGGCTGCCACTTACCCCGCCCAAACCCAAGGCGGTATAAAACAGGTGTTAAGGCTAAGGGTTGTCGGAACGTTACGGCCGCAACATCGAAACCAACAGGAAACAGCGTGAAGATCAAGGTAGCATCCCATATCGAGTCCATTGTCCCCTATCCGCCGGGCAAGCCCCTGGAGGAGCTGGAGCGGGAGTACGGGATTACCGGCTCCATCAAGCTTGCCTCCAATGAAAACGCCTGGGGGCCCTCTCCCAAGGCAATGGCCGCGATCAGCCGGGCCCTGGCCAATCTGCATCGCTACCCGGACGGCAGCTGCCATTACCTGGCGGAAAAACTGGCGGAAAAACTGGGGGTCAAAACCGGGGAGATCGTCTTTGGCAACGGTTCCAACGAGGTGATCGGCTTCCTGGTCACCGCGCTGGTGGCCCCGGGAGACGAGGTGATCACCAGCCGGCCCACCTTTCTGATGTACCGGAAGCTGGTCCAGGTCCAGGGCGGGATTACCCGGGTGGTACCGATGCAGGGGATGCACCACGATCTGGCGGGAATCCTGGCCGCGATTACCGAAAAGACCCGGCTTATCTTTCTCGACAACCCCAACAACCCCTGCGGCACGGTTATTGAAAAACAGGCCTTTGAGGATTTTCTCGCCCAGGTGCCGGAGCAGGTGGTGGTGGTGCTGGACGAGGCCTATATCGATTTCGTCGACCCGGCGGTCCGGCTCGACGGCCTCTCCTACCTGCCGGGCCGGCAGAATAAAAAGGAGTTGCACAAGACCGTGGTGATCCTGCGCACCTTTTCCAAGGCCTACGGCCTGGCCGGGCTCAGGGTCGGCTTCGGGGTGATGGATGGTGAGCTGGCCGGTTTCCTGCACCGGGTCCGCCAGCCCTTTAACGTCAACACCCTGGCCCAGGTCGGGGCCCTGGCCG comes from the Desulfobacterales bacterium genome and includes:
- a CDS encoding sulfurtransferase TusA family protein; amino-acid sequence: MAAKVDFNKIDDSTYSLDVCGFVCPHPQLYTKKSLEKINEGDILEVVFDNPSSKETIIQMVEAGGNDILEEKTEGGKIYMKIEKG
- a CDS encoding universal stress protein, with translation MKKLLIAVDDTKSTKEIFDKYAKICKCMAPDETLLLYVEKFEGRSLIDAMLGDAELSTLKEVLEGTEYKEALDQKARTVLSYYKGVLEQGASGLNVRTLVREGHPADEILKTSQEEDVDMILVGSRGREGASRWLMGSVSRAVANTADRPVLIVK
- a CDS encoding B12-binding domain-containing radical SAM protein; protein product: MKCALIIPAWVPEEIFSGKTAGSQINYWQPLGTLYVASSLQRAGHEVKFFNGAFMTNAQIIAAVGEFAPAVIGLYSTTFGWPKAQKTARDLGKQMPGSFIVVGGPYPIAVQEKCLEECADIDAVVTGEGELTMVEMLARLKDQQSLQGVEGVVYREQGIIKKNPPRPLIMDLDSLPPPARELLGEAGRYIPPPATYKRRPVAVLITSRGCNRRCLYCFQIDRTRKSGIRYRSVDNVLAEIELILGQGYKEIKFIDDTLAADYDRAMEIARRIKEQGLDFTWFASACVNQVDKPLLRAFKDAGCWAVLFGAESGVQKDLNTIRKGITPAQIKRAVKAAKEVGLTVYTPFLFGIPGQTFADGLKSIEFACELDPDIANFHALTPFPGTDLYDNIEKYGTMSEDLSDYSYQGAAFVPYSMTRDEIAQLRQIAFKKFYSRPGFLLRRLFKLRTIHDLQAAIHGIKSMFWLWIRRGVFKR
- a CDS encoding radical SAM protein, whose amino-acid sequence is MAYSPLRHVGSIVAKRRPIQFTFFITRRCNARCPFCFYINHNAPRAETGPAARELSLAEINDLASSLPNLLWLAFSGGEIFLRNDLVEITRIFYKKNKPVIILLPTNGIMTGRIKKTVTEVLRACPKSTIVVKLSLDGDQELHDSIRGVGGCYQKTLETCQALGELLDEYPNFDLGINSVFCSKNQDAVAGIIDRVGRMERIKTHTVSLIRGERAEGDLEALDLEKYRAVTRKLETKLKEEQGSIYRFAGARLKAAQDILQRRLIYQTAKQDRRLIDCYAGRLNLVLSETGELYPCESFSLELGNIRDHGLDINQVLATDKAQKVLTWIRDGGCHCTHECYMMTNILFNPRLYPALLKEYLQLRPR
- a CDS encoding glycosyltransferase family 2 protein, which encodes MGPLISIIIPNHNGAATLGNCLRAALASDYDNFEVVVVDDCSTDSSRKIIAAHPCSLIRLPVRSGAAVARNTGAANSKGEILFFIDADCLLEPDALARAARAVAAHGTNTAIGGTYTLRPFDPGFFSRFQSAFIHYSETKTPDRPDYIASHALVIRSETFKKSSGFPETFMPIIEDVEFSHRLRKNGVRLVMEPKILVRHIFNLNLTASLKNGFRKAHYWTRYSLHNRDLMVDSGTASKELKSAVLTWFISFCLLLIGHLSQEPAWLLPLALIIPATLLLNRGQLIAFYRAGGPGFLFLAASYYFLLYPVPVGIGGLTGIVHYSYRGIS
- a CDS encoding DsrE family protein, whose amino-acid sequence is MAQSLGIFVTSDRYMNHILGITKAAKAKGSDVTIFLTWKGTRLAKDPRFSELCKLAHVDICADSYKKMGWDPLTDIPEGLTDKNMSTQAKHGAIIDNCDKYISF
- a CDS encoding sulfurtransferase TusA family protein, translated to MALDKINPAATLDTRGLSCPMPLLKAKQVMERLKPGEVLEIIGTDPGSRVDLPAWSKYAGHTFLKSTEQGGVFKFYIKKG
- a CDS encoding 5-formyltetrahydrofolate cyclo-ligase, encoding MEQGQAMGMGRPELRKRVLTIRDRLPVTERATKSGQIHNRLWQLPAFANAELLCIYVSFRSEVETMGLIRQSLAFGKTVTVPLTVIDPPQLIPYKIDDPDQDLVCGYCGIPEPDPGRTGPVDPGGIEAVLVPGAVFDPLGGRLGYGGGYYDRFLALKAPQAVRIGIAFAAQLVDRVPVLAHDQPLDYLVTEERVLSTRARQGG
- a CDS encoding histone deacetylase; the encoded protein is MMKKTAIFRDDLFLEHRPGAQHVESPDRLAVIYGLLDQPEFQERFLFPGCVPATPEILGLVHTQDHINRIGATAGREFVGLDPDTGTSARSYDAASLAAGAVVNGVEMLVNGEIDNGFALVRPPGHHAEADRAMGFCLFNNVAVGARYALDKLGLARVLVVDWDIHHGNGTQHIFYDSSQVFYFSTHQYPYYPGSGGVGEVGTGPGLGFTLNVPLPGGQGDRDFVSILREILVPVARKYRPELILVSAGFDIYEGDPLGTMRVTSQGFGAMTRVMTALADEVCQGRLLFTLEGGYDLIGLRDGVAAVLAALNGQQDDTGPEPATVAVPGLEEVHHIAKKFWNI
- the gatC gene encoding Asp-tRNA(Asn)/Glu-tRNA(Gln) amidotransferase subunit GatC — translated: MKITEEQITHVADLARLELSPGEVGSMTVQLDRILSYVEKLNQLDTAGVAPTTHALSIQNAFRPDQVRPSLDRKDSLANAPAENGEAFVVPRVI
- the gatA gene encoding Asp-tRNA(Asn)/Glu-tRNA(Gln) amidotransferase subunit GatA, translated to MELHSLTIHGLQDLLARGEVSSLEATRAVLDRIEAVEPRVRAYITLERERALEQARAADKQLRTGSGGPLCGVVLSVKDVLCTKGVRTTCGSRILENFVPPYDATVVEKLKKAGAIIVGKAAMDEFAMGSTSENCAFTVPRNPWNLDYICGGSSGGSAAAVAADECFASLGSDTGGSIRQPASHCGIVGLKPTYGRVSRYGLVAFASSLDQVGPMTKDVRDCALMLQLISGHDPRDSTSMDRPVPDYTAALGRDVAGMRIGIPREYFGAGLDPEVEAAVRQGIDTLQAAGALIVEVSLPRTEYCVAVYYLIAPAEASSNLARYDGVRYGFRQPGDTLAEMYRNSRSQGFGDEVKRRILIGTYALSSGYYDAYYKKASQARTLIVEDFNKVFSECDVLASPVSPTRAWRLGEKNKDPLSVYLSDIMTISANLAGIPGMSVPCGFSANGLPIGIQLQGTHFQEEKLFTVAAALEKRLPLTPPKPKAV
- the hisC gene encoding histidinol-phosphate transaminase, whose protein sequence is MKIKVASHIESIVPYPPGKPLEELEREYGITGSIKLASNENAWGPSPKAMAAISRALANLHRYPDGSCHYLAEKLAEKLGVKTGEIVFGNGSNEVIGFLVTALVAPGDEVITSRPTFLMYRKLVQVQGGITRVVPMQGMHHDLAGILAAITEKTRLIFLDNPNNPCGTVIEKQAFEDFLAQVPEQVVVVLDEAYIDFVDPAVRLDGLSYLPGRQNKKELHKTVVILRTFSKAYGLAGLRVGFGVMDGELAGFLHRVRQPFNVNTLAQVGALAGLADEEHYRTTIDGTAAGMEWLSQEVARLGCVPLASQTNFFLINVRGNGKELYERMLRKGVIVRPMQAYGFPDHIRITVGMEAENQRFIKALAESLQELGYV